A single Pseudomonadota bacterium DNA region contains:
- a CDS encoding endonuclease III domain-containing protein produces the protein MKKQIFMDGFRLMLERFGPRGWWPGETPFEVMVGAILTQNTNWKNVEKAIANLKREGVLDPQELLDLSPARLASLIRPAGYFRVKAKRLRSFLKYFVENYEGNARKMAKRELPKLREELLAVNGIGPETADSILLYALKKPVFVIDAYTKRILSRHGLCAEEDTYDDLQALFMDRIEGDIPLYNEYHALIVETGKDYCRTNPRCEECPLNGWNGLP, from the coding sequence ATGAAGAAGCAGATCTTCATGGACGGATTTCGCCTCATGCTCGAGCGCTTCGGTCCCCGCGGCTGGTGGCCGGGCGAGACCCCGTTCGAGGTCATGGTCGGCGCGATCCTCACTCAGAACACCAACTGGAAGAACGTCGAAAAGGCGATAGCGAATTTGAAGCGTGAAGGCGTGCTCGATCCGCAGGAGCTGCTCGATCTCTCGCCCGCGCGCCTCGCTTCGCTCATACGCCCCGCCGGCTACTTTCGCGTGAAGGCGAAGAGGCTGCGCTCGTTCCTCAAATATTTTGTCGAGAACTACGAAGGGAACGCGAGGAAGATGGCGAAGAGAGAGCTGCCCAAGCTCAGGGAGGAGCTGCTCGCTGTGAACGGCATCGGTCCCGAGACGGCGGACTCCATCCTGCTCTATGCGCTGAAGAAGCCGGTCTTTGTGATCGACGCCTACACAAAGCGCATACTCTCTCGCCACGGCCTCTGCGCGGAGGAGGACACCTACGACGACCTGCAGGCGCTCTTCATGGATCGAATCGAAGGGGACATCCCGCTCTACAACGAGTATCACGCGCTGATAGTGGAGACGGGAAAGGACTACTGCCGCACCAACCCCCGCTGCGAGGAGTGCCCATTGAACGGCTGGAACGGACTCCCTTGA